In bacterium, the sequence TTTTAAACAGGTATTTCTTCATGACAGGTACGGTTCCGGCACTTACGGCTGGTACATCTTCACAAAGGTGATCTTCCCCCGGCTGAGCTGCAGGACCACTGCGCTCTTGGCAGGATCACCGCTCACAGGGTAGTCGATAAGGCCGGAGAGTCCCGGGTAGGGGGGCAGTTCATAGAGCGCCTTGACCAGATCGGCCGGTTCGGTTGATCCGGCCGCGGCGGCCGCCTGGAAAAGGATCTGAAAGGCGTCGTAGGTCAAAGCGGCGGTGTTATTTGGAGCTTCCCCGAAAAGGGTTTTGTATTCCTTGACGAATTTCCGGTTGGCCTCACTGTCCACCGTTTCCGACCAGTGGGACACCTTGTAGGCGTTATCGAATCCCGGTATCGAGGCAAGCTGAAGTTCATCCCAGGCATCGGTGCCCAGCAGAATCACGTTTAAACCTTGATCTCGAATCTGAGGGCCCTGAATAAGCACGTCGTTATTGTGATTGGGCAGCAGAATGAGTTCCGGGTCGGCTTCCCTGATGGCAGCAAGTTGGCTTGAAAACTCCTCCTGGCCGGAAAGGTAGGTCTGGGACGCGACAACGGTGCCGCCAAAGAGGGTAAACCTGGAGCTGAACCGTTCAGCGATGCCGCGATTGTAGGGCCTGGATATATCGTAAAGGATCGCCGCCCGGCGGACAGCCAGGTTTCTATAAGCAAAGGTGGCAAGAACCTCGCCCTGAAAATCGTCCAGAAATCCTATCCTGAACACATGATCTTTCCCGGCCGTGGTCCCGGGGTTAGTGGACATGGGAGAGATCATGAGGATCCCCGAACTCTGGGCAATTTCCGCCACCGGTATGGCATCTCCACTGTGCTGCGGGCCGATGAGGACATGGACACCCTTCTGATTTATGAGATGTTCAGCCGCGTTTACAGCCTCTTCAGGGTTATTGTCGATCCCAACTGTGGATATCCGCAAGGCAACTCTCTTCCCGCCTACTATTATCCCCCCTGCCTCCTCCACCTCCTTCTCGATCATGTTGACGATGTTAAAAGTCGCTTCACCGCAGCAGGTCTGGGCCTTGTCCCTGTTATAGACAAAGACGCCTACTTTCAGTTCCGCCGGTGGGGAGGGAGGTTTATTGCAAGAGATCAAAAAGGATAGTGCGAGGGTCAGATAAAGGATCAGCAGTTTGGCCCGGACCACATTTGAATTTGAACGCACCTCAGGTATGATGCCGCCCCTCCTGGCTGATCATTGAACATCCCCCTAAACAATAACCTGTTACATCACGCGCAACCACTTTAATCCCAAAGGATTTCCTCGTCAACCCGGGAGTCTGTTCCGGGATTTTGTCATGACTCTCTGACAGAATCCCAGCTGCGGGTTGAGCCTTTCCCATACAGAGCGCAATGCAAAAAACTCAAGCCCCCTGGCCTTCTTCAGAAACAACTCTCTTGACGTAAATCGCTGCCGCCATCCCTTCATCGACGGCATACCGGCTCTGACCCACAGTGAACACAAATGATGGATAGCGGCGCTGAAGGGTCACCGACTCACCGGGTAAAATGCCCAGGGCCATGAGTTTTTTCAACCTCTCGGAATCACCTGTATGTACATAAGCGATAGCTCCACTCTCTCCCTGGCGCAGGTTGCTCATGGGAACGACCATCTGATCCACCCGGGTCTCGGCGCGATGGCAGCAGTCTCCGATGGGAATAGCCCTATCGTGGGGGCAGCTTCTGGGATGGCCCAGGAGCTCGCAGATCTTTTCCTCCAGCTCCGGCCTGATGAGCATGTGCTCAAAGCGGCAGGCAACATCCTCGATCTCATCTTTTTTTATCTCAAAGATGTCCAGAAACATCCGCTCGCTGAGACGGTGCCGCCTTATGGTCCTTCTGGCCTCCTCGAAGCCTGCATCGGTCAACTGGATCCGGTCTCCATCGACCTTGACAAGGCCCTTGTCCTTAAGGATCGTGATGGGTTCTTGTAGAACCGGCACCGAGCCCACAACGATCTCATCCAGGGGAACCGACTCCTTGCCGCCTTCCTCGAGCTTGACCCACAGGACTTCCAGTATCTCGTCTAAAAATTCTTCGGCAAAATTACTAAGTTCCACCATGGTATGTTCTCCTGTAAAGTGATCTCAGACCTCAGATCTCAGATCTCAGATCTCAGATCTCAGAAACAATTCTATCACTGGTGAGACCAGAATTGCAGTAGTTTGAGATTTGAGATGTGAGATTTGAGATCCCCATAATCATCAATTCTCAGTTTCTTTATAGTCTTATCCCCAACGCATTCAAAGCCCAGTTCACAGCCCCTCCCACCACGAAAGCGAAAGGAAACACGAACACTGCCACCGTGGTCGCCATCTTCCAGCCCCGCTCCTTGAGCATGACCAGGAACTGGGCGATGCAGGGCAGGAACAGGGTCAGGGTAATGGTGGCCACAGCCAGCTGATTGCCGGAAAGAGCGCCTGTCTGGTGAACATCGTAAAGGCCGGCTACCCCGTAATCCCTTCTGAAAAAACCGTAGAGGAAAGCCTGGGCCGCCTCATCCGGGAGCCCGATCCAGTTAGTGGGAAATTTCAACAGCCACAAGGCCTTCTCAAAGAGACCGGTGATGTTGCCAACCCATATGAGGACGGAGGCCAGGAGGAAGAGAGGCAGGATCTCCATGAAATACCATCTCATCCTGCTTGAGGTCTTTATCCAGACGTTGGAAAACCTGGGCATCCTGAGGGGAGGCAACTCCATGAAAAAGTCGGGTGTCTCCCCGGGCAGAATCTTGGCCGTCAGGTAACCGATGAGGAGAAATACCACACCGACAGTCCCGATCCAGGTAACGATCACCCCCGGTGAATCAGCGGCGAGACCGAATATCACGCCCAGCTGCGCTGAACAGGGGATCGCCAGTGCCAGAAGGACGGTAGCAATAACTCGCTCCCTGACCGATTCCAGGGTTCTCGTGACCATGGTTGCCATAGTCCCGCAGCCGAAACCGAGAGTCATGGGTATGACGGCGCGCCCGGAAAGTCCGATCTTTTTAAACAGCCTGTCTATGAGCAGGGAAAGTCTCGGAAGGTATCCACTGTCCTCCACCATGGAAAAGATGAGGAAAAAGGCACCTACAATGGGCATTACGAGGGCAACGGCGTAGCGTACTCCCAGGGTGAGGACTCCGTAGTCCATGGCTATCAGATCCTGGAGAGGTTTCCACGGGATCAGCCTTTCGGTCCACCCGTTGACAAAGGGAACAAAAAACTTCTCGAAGAGGTGCCCCTCCAGAAAATCCACAACGGTTCCGGCTCCAAAACCTCCCACGAAACGGTAAAACCCGAAATAAAGGACCAATAGCAAGATAGGGATTCCGGTCCATGGAGAGATCAGCAGCCGGTCCAGCCGGGCACTCGCTTGCCCGCCGGAAACCTCACCTTTTGTTATAACCCCTTCAAGGATCTGATCGGACCTGCGCTGGCGACTCATGGTCAGGAAGTAGCCGACAGGGTGCTCCAACTGTTTTTTCAGGAGGTTCAGTACCGAAAAGACTTGTTGTGCCCTGTCCGAACCATGGGTGGACAGGAGCCGCAGTACGTCTTTGTCTTCCTGCAGCGCGAGAAGGGCCGTGGCCCTGTGGGAAAAGGTGGTGTCGGGCATGACACTGGAGATCTCCCTTGCGGCCATTTCAATGGCAAGACCGTAATCGATATTGATCCCATCTGATCTTGCCGAATAAGCAGCGATAACCTCTTTGAGAGATCTTATTCCCTTACCTGAGATCCCGACAGTCGCCACTACCGGGATGCCCAGCTTCTCCTGGAGCTTTTCGACATTGATCTCCACACCCACCTGCTGTGCCTCGTCCATAATATTCAGCACGAGGATGACAGGCAGACCCGCTTCGATAAGCTGCAAGGTAAAGGGAAGCATCCTGTTAAGGTTCTTGGCGTCAACCACGTGAAGGATCACATCCTGGGGATCCTCCATGAGCATGCGCCTGGTCACCCTTTCCTCTTCGGTGATGGGAAAAACGGTGTACATGCCCGGCGTGTCGACGACTGCGCATTCCTGCCCTGCGAATCGCATCCGACCGTTGGAAAGGGCCACGGTAGTACCCGGATAGTTGGACACGATGACATAGCTGCCGGTCAACCTGTTAAACAGGGCGCTCTTTCCGACGTTGGGGCTTCCCACCATGAGCACGCGGCGACCGGGCTCTTCGACCTGTCCGGATCTGCGGCCTCCGCCTCTGCGGCGATGGCGCCTGGAAAATAATCCGCGCTTGGTCTCAGGTTCATCATCATGATGATGGCGGCAACGGCCGCAGTGTATTTTACAGTCGTGCATCATAAGCCCTCTACGTGCTCGAGACCTTCCCTGAAGATGGTGGCCACATGCGCGTCGCTAATGGAATATAAAGCATTTTTGCCGTCCTTCCTGAACTTCACAAGACGGCTGTTTCGAAGTATGCGGAGTTGGTGGGAAACTGCAGAGTCAGTGAGATCAAGACCCTCAGCCAGATCCCTGACACAGGATTCGGAGCCTACCAGAGCCATGAGGATCCGAACCCTTGTCCGGTCACCCAGAACACGAAAGGTCTCGGCCAGGTCATAAAGAGCCTCTTCGAAGTCTTTTCGTTTCCGCATCGCCTCAAAAGGGTCTTTCCCTATTTCCGGGCTCATCACTTCCTCCATAACAGGCTTTCAATCCTCACCTAAACATGAACGATTGTTCATATGAACGATTGAACAAGTAACAAATTAAACCAACTCAGTCAAACAAAGAATTTCCCTTGAGAGCTGAGATTTAAGGTATAAGATTCTATTTTGATTTACCCCGGGAAAGGCAGCCAGTTCCCTCAAAGTTCCCAGGTATGGCAAGCATGGTCACAGGCTGACCTGAATATCAATGCCGTGGAGGTTATGACCGCTGATGACGCCTCGTTACCAGTTCAATCGCCTGGAGTTCGCAGGCTCCCTGGGCGACCTGGGCACGCTCCTCCCCATCGCCATCGCCATGATCGTGGTCAACGGCCTGGACGCCACTGGCCTCTTGTTGTCCATAGGCCTTTTTTACCTTGTTGCCGGGATCTATTACAGAGTGACCGTCCCGGTGCAACCCATGAAGGTGATCGGAGCTTATGCCATCGCCTCCGGTCTCACCGCCTCTCAGATCACGAGCTCCGGTTTGCTCATAGGGGCCTTCCTTCTCATCGTCGGGGTCACAGGGGCTATAACCTTCATCGGCAAATTCACCCCCAAAGCGGTGGTCAGGGGCGTCCAATTCACCACCGGAGTCCTGCTCATGGCTGAAGGGGTGCGTTTCATGATCGGCACCTCCAGATTTCAGGTGCTGAGCCTCACTGCCGAACCGTACCTGGGTGTGCAGGCACTGGGGCCAGTACCCATCGGGATACCTATCGGGATCCTGGCTGGCGCAGCCACTTTGCTCCTGATTAAAAACAAACGCTTCCCGGCAGGTCTTGTTTTGGTATTCTGTGGCCTGATCCTTGGGCTCATCCTTGGCACCCACCAGGGATTCGACAACCTGCGGCTGGGCATCAATCTGCCCCGCCTCCTGCCCTTCGGCTGGCCAAACAGAGCCGACCTCACATTGGCCATGCTGATCCTGGTGCTGCCCCAGGTTCCCATGACCCTGGGTAACGCGGTCATCGCCAACGCAGACCTGTCAAAGGATTACTTCGGTGAGGATTCATCCCGAGTCACCTACAGGTCCCTGTGTATCAGCATGGCTCTTGCCAACTTTCTGAGTTTCCTGATCGGTGGGATGCCCCTTTGCCACGGAGCTGGCGGCCTGGCGGCTCACTACCGCTTCGGGGCTCGTACCGCCGGCTCCAACCTGATGATCGGATCCGTTTTCCTGGCATTGGCCATTTTTTTGGGCAGTCATACGGTTACACTGATGTTCCTGATGCCCATGGCCATGCTCGGCGTATTATTGATCTTCGCTGGCGGTGAGTTGGCCCTGACCATCCTGGACCTGAGGCAACGCAGGGACCTGTTCGTTTGCCTTCTGATGCTGGGTATAACTCTGGCTTCTAACCTGGCGGTGGGATTTGCGGCAGGTTTCGCAGTGGCATACGGCTTTCAATCAAGGAGGCTCTCCATATAGCTGCACCCCTGCCTCAAACCCCTTGCGGGGTCATGGAGACAACGTTTTTTTGCCATCGATGACCCGGAGGCGGCCCGCTGGTAGACCGCATATACCGCAGAGGAAACTGAATTTTGGAAAGCACGGTTACTATAGATGCGATGTTTCATGCCCTTGCCGTCATTCCGGAAATCGCGGCCAATGCGTGATTGTCCGGAGTGACGGGCAAGTGCGACCCGTCTTCGTTCTTCGAACTACGCCGCGGCAGGCTTAGAGTAAACGAACATGGTTCGTCAATCCGGACAGATTAAAACGATGGTCTGGGATCCAATTGCATTAGTCATCGCGAACCCTACTATAGGCAACTTCCTAATTCTTCCTCCCCTTGCTAATAGTCCCATTTCCTTACTCTCCCTCTCCCCTGGAGGGAGAGGGCCGACCAAAACCAATCTCGGATTTCGGGTTAAGTCTCCATCCTGCAAAGCCGCCAGTCTTGCACATTCCACATATTTTAAAGTAGTATAGTCACACACTTTTTGAGCATTCTCCTGAGTGTATTTTTGGGGTCGCCGCCTGTAATTTAACCTTGTTTAAGATACAAGCTGCGGCCCCGGATTCCTGAAAGTGTGAAAGGCGAGACCTGACCAGGGGTTTCCTGGACCATGACCAGGATTTTAATCCCTCCTTCCCTATTCCTCCTTCAGGTTTACTCATTCCCCTATTATTTTAACAAGTACTCGTTTCCTCCTGCGTCCATCAAACTCCCCGTAAAAAATCCGTTCCCAGGGCCCGAAATCCAAC encodes:
- a CDS encoding putative sulfate/molybdate transporter, yielding MTPRYQFNRLEFAGSLGDLGTLLPIAIAMIVVNGLDATGLLLSIGLFYLVAGIYYRVTVPVQPMKVIGAYAIASGLTASQITSSGLLIGAFLLIVGVTGAITFIGKFTPKAVVRGVQFTTGVLLMAEGVRFMIGTSRFQVLSLTAEPYLGVQALGPVPIGIPIGILAGAATLLLIKNKRFPAGLVLVFCGLILGLILGTHQGFDNLRLGINLPRLLPFGWPNRADLTLAMLILVLPQVPMTLGNAVIANADLSKDYFGEDSSRVTYRSLCISMALANFLSFLIGGMPLCHGAGGLAAHYRFGARTAGSNLMIGSVFLALAIFLGSHTVTLMFLMPMAMLGVLLIFAGGELALTILDLRQRRDLFVCLLMLGITLASNLAVGFAAGFAVAYGFQSRRLSI
- a CDS encoding ABC transporter substrate-binding protein, whose translation is MRSNSNVVRAKLLILYLTLALSFLISCNKPPSPPAELKVGVFVYNRDKAQTCCGEATFNIVNMIEKEVEEAGGIIVGGKRVALRISTVGIDNNPEEAVNAAEHLINQKGVHVLIGPQHSGDAIPVAEIAQSSGILMISPMSTNPGTTAGKDHVFRIGFLDDFQGEVLATFAYRNLAVRRAAILYDISRPYNRGIAERFSSRFTLFGGTVVASQTYLSGQEEFSSQLAAIREADPELILLPNHNNDVLIQGPQIRDQGLNVILLGTDAWDELQLASIPGFDNAYKVSHWSETVDSEANRKFVKEYKTLFGEAPNNTAALTYDAFQILFQAAAAAGSTEPADLVKALYELPPYPGLSGLIDYPVSGDPAKSAVVLQLSRGKITFVKMYQP
- a CDS encoding metalloregulator ArsR/SmtB family transcription factor, with amino-acid sequence MSPEIGKDPFEAMRKRKDFEEALYDLAETFRVLGDRTRVRILMALVGSESCVRDLAEGLDLTDSAVSHQLRILRNSRLVKFRKDGKNALYSISDAHVATIFREGLEHVEGL
- a CDS encoding metal-dependent transcriptional regulator; translation: MVELSNFAEEFLDEILEVLWVKLEEGGKESVPLDEIVVGSVPVLQEPITILKDKGLVKVDGDRIQLTDAGFEEARRTIRRHRLSERMFLDIFEIKKDEIEDVACRFEHMLIRPELEEKICELLGHPRSCPHDRAIPIGDCCHRAETRVDQMVVPMSNLRQGESGAIAYVHTGDSERLKKLMALGILPGESVTLQRRYPSFVFTVGQSRYAVDEGMAAAIYVKRVVSEEGQGA
- the feoB gene encoding ferrous iron transport protein B, with product MMHDCKIHCGRCRHHHDDEPETKRGLFSRRHRRRGGGRRSGQVEEPGRRVLMVGSPNVGKSALFNRLTGSYVIVSNYPGTTVALSNGRMRFAGQECAVVDTPGMYTVFPITEEERVTRRMLMEDPQDVILHVVDAKNLNRMLPFTLQLIEAGLPVILVLNIMDEAQQVGVEINVEKLQEKLGIPVVATVGISGKGIRSLKEVIAAYSARSDGINIDYGLAIEMAAREISSVMPDTTFSHRATALLALQEDKDVLRLLSTHGSDRAQQVFSVLNLLKKQLEHPVGYFLTMSRQRRSDQILEGVITKGEVSGGQASARLDRLLISPWTGIPILLLVLYFGFYRFVGGFGAGTVVDFLEGHLFEKFFVPFVNGWTERLIPWKPLQDLIAMDYGVLTLGVRYAVALVMPIVGAFFLIFSMVEDSGYLPRLSLLIDRLFKKIGLSGRAVIPMTLGFGCGTMATMVTRTLESVRERVIATVLLALAIPCSAQLGVIFGLAADSPGVIVTWIGTVGVVFLLIGYLTAKILPGETPDFFMELPPLRMPRFSNVWIKTSSRMRWYFMEILPLFLLASVLIWVGNITGLFEKALWLLKFPTNWIGLPDEAAQAFLYGFFRRDYGVAGLYDVHQTGALSGNQLAVATITLTLFLPCIAQFLVMLKERGWKMATTVAVFVFPFAFVVGGAVNWALNALGIRL